In Marinobacter qingdaonensis, the genomic stretch GCAGCGCGAATTCCGACAACTCCTGGGATACCAGGGTTACCAACCCGGTGTCATGGGGCCGGGGCGACACTTCCGAGAACCAGACCTCGTCACCTTTGACGAACAGCTCCACCCCATAGAGGCCAAAGCCACCCAGGTTCTCAACCACAGAGCGGGCAATCACCATGGAGCGCTCCAACGACAGATCGGACATGGGCTGCGGCTGCCAGGATTCCCGATAATCGCCATCTTCCTGTCGGTGCCCGATGGGATCACAGAAGGACACACCGTCCCGGTGCTTGACCGTCAACAAGGTGATCTCGTAATCGAAGTCGACGAATCCCTCGACGATGACCCGCCCCTTACCCGCACGTCCACCGGACTGGGCATAGTCCCAAGCCGCTTCGACGTCCGCTTTGGAACGAACCGTACTCTGACCTTTACCCGAGGAACTCATTACCGGCTTAACCACCAGGGGCAGGCCCACTTCCTCAATCGCCGTCAGATACTCGTCTCGGGAACCGGCGAACCGGTATGGGGACGTCGGCAGACCCAGCTCTTCCGCCGCCAACCGGCGAATGCCCTCCCGATTCATGGTCAGGTTGACCGCCCGCGCCGTCGGTATCACCCGGTAGCCCTCGCCTTCCAACGCGACCAGTTCCGGCGTTGCGATGGCTTCGATTTCCGGCACGATCAGGTCCGGCCGTTCCTGCTCAATCACCTGACGCAACTGTCCGGCATCAAGCATGTCGATGACATGACTGCGATGGGCGACCTGCATGGCGGGTGCGTTGGCATAGCGGTCCACGGCGATGACTTCGACTCCGAAACGCTGGAGCTCGATCACCACTTCCTTACCCAACTCGCCGGAGCCGCAGAACAGGACCTTGAACGCTCCGGCCTTGAGTGGGGTGCCAATTCGAACTGAGTTGCTGCCTTCTGCCATATCTGTACCCATAGAAAGAAAGGATGAAAAGCCTGCGCTCGAGGTAACTAGAGGGCGACTTTCTGTTCGCGAATCGCAACGTTGCGCAGCACTTCCCTACGCTCCTCGTTGGTCATCCGGGTCCAGCGGAGGATTTCGTCGCTGGTCCGCTGACAACCAATACACACATCCTGTTCGTCCAATGCACAAACCTGCACACAGGGCGATCGGACCTTGTCGGCGACACTCATTTGGACGGCTCACTGGGCTTGAGTTTGCTCAGGTAACGCGCGCCATTCTGTACATAGTGCTGGGCACTCATTTCCAGCATCTTCTTCTGATTCTCGTTCAGCTCGCGCTTAATCTTGCCGGGCGAGCCCACCACCATGGAGCCGTCCGGTACTTCCATGCCTTCCGGAATCAGGGTGTTCGCACCAATCAGGCAGTGCTTGCCGATCTTCGCTCCATTCAACACCACAGCATTGATACCGATCAGGGAGTAGTCGCCGACCTCGCAGCCGTGCAACATCACCTTGTGGCCCACGGTCACGCCACGCCCCAGGGTCAGCGGAATTCCGGGATCGGTGTGCAGGACCGAGCCGTCCTGAACATTGGTTTCCGGGCCAATGGTAATCAGGTCGTTGTCGCCACGAATGACCACGTTGAACCAGACGCTCGACTGCTCCATCAAGCGGACACTGCCAATTACTGTGGCATTCTCGGCAACAAACTGGCCGTCACCAACCAGCTCCGGCGTTCGATCTTCCAGCGCGTAAAACATGTCAGCCTCCTTGGGGCGGTTCCAGCAAATCAATCCCGGCATCGTACACAGCGTTCATGAAATCGACCAGAACCACGGCGGACAAGCCCCAGATCTGATAACGCTCCCAACGATAGCAAGGCACATAGAAGGTGTGATTGAGGAAATTCAGGGCGTCGGTGCGCTCCCGCCGGTCCTCCAGCAAAAACGACAGCGGCACCCGGAACACGCTCTCAATTTCATGAGGGTTGGGCTCGAGGGGATGGTCGACCGGGATCACGCCAACAAACGGTGTGACCAGAATGCCGTAACGGGACATGACCTGACTGAGCGGCGCAATCACCTCGACCTGATCCGGCGGCAGACCGATTTCCTCGTGGGTTTCCCGCAAGGCGGTCGCGGCCAGGGAGGGATCGCCCGGGTCCCGCTTGCCACCGGGATACGCCACCTGGCCCCGATGGGTGTTCAGATTGGACGATCTCAGCGTAAACACCATTTCCGGGTTACTATGGTCATCGGTGATGGGGACCAGGATACCCGCCTCCGGGTAATCCAGTGCCAGCTGCTTCGGTGCGTATCCGGCCAGACGTTCGGCGAGTAAGTCACGCAAATTGCGGCTCCAGAAAACATCATCAGGTTGGATGAGACACAGGCAGCCACGATCGTTACACTGACTACCAAACCAATTTCCAGTATACGGGGAAACACATGAAGTACTGCAGCACTTGCGGCCACCCGGTAGAGCAACGCATCCCCGAAGGCGATAACCGTCACCGCTACGTGTGCGTGAGCTGCGAGACCATACATTACCAGAACCCGCGCATCGTCGCTGGCACGGTGCCAATCTGGGAGGGCAAGGTGCTGCTCTGCCGACGAGCGATCGAACCGCGCTACGGCTTCTGGACGCTGCCGGCCGGCTTCATGGAGAACGCCGAAACCACCATTGAGGCGGCCGCCCGGGAGACCCGGGAAGAGGCCCTGGCCGAGGTCCACATCGACGGACTCTATTCCATCATCGACGTGCCCCACATCAACCAGGTGCACATGTTCTACCGCGCCACGCTCAAAGATGGTCGCTTCGGTGCCGGTGAGGAATCCCTGGAAAGCCAGTTGTTCGAGCTGTCCGACATACCCTGGGACGAGCTGTCATTCCCCACGGTCCGAAAAACCCTCGAGTTGTTCCTGGAGGACTACCGGCGGGAAACCTTCGGCGTGCACGTCCAGGACATTCGCCGGCCCATGTCGGCCACCAGCCGCTGACCCCCACCCGGCTTACAAGGCTTCGATTCGCATCACCTCATAGGCAGGCTCCTCGTAGGGATGGGCCTGCTTCAGCGCCTTGAGCGCATCGTGGATGAGCTCATCCGCGCACACCAGCTCCACTTTGTACTCGTCCACCGTTTCCAGCGCGCCGGTTTGCCCCAGAAAGGGATCACTGCCCTCGAGCGGTCGAAATTGCCCCTGCCCCAGACACTGCCAGGCACAACTGTCGTAATCACCGATGCGCCCGGCCCCGGCGGCAAAGAGCGCCGACTTGGTTTGCTCCAGATGACTTTCCGGTACGAAATAACAGAGTTTGTACATGGCGAACTCCCGGTTTTCGGTGAATAACTGGGTATTTTTTGAACAGATTAAGGCCTTATAGACTTACCCACAGATTCTGTGGATAACTCTGGGGAAAGTTTTTGGGAACAGGCCCCAACACCCCGTAAATACTACACTCCACTCAAATTGGCGACAAAATGGCCCGCTCATTTTTTTATATATTTTTCAGAAACTTAGCATCTACGCCTAAAAATTGAACCTATTTCTCATTCTTTGCCCAGAGAACAGGCGACAGGGCACCAGGAATGTGCATAAAAATACTGAGTCAAGGATTTTTTTGCCATATTGGCGCGAAATGGCCCTTGAAAACGAGTCCAAAACAGGGCAAGCGCTCACAAAAAAGGCCGGCCTGGGAAGGTGCCATCAGGCGATCCCCTCCCAGGCCGGCCTTTTTTCGCGCCGAGCGCTTTAGCCGAACCAGCGCCGTGCGTTCCTGAACATGCGAATCCAGGGACCGTCTTCCTGCCACTCCTGGGGACGCCAGGAGTGCTGGACCGCCCGGAAGACCCGCTCAGGATGCGGCATCATGATGGTGACCCGACCATCGCGGGTGGTCACGCCAGTAATGCCCGCTTGGGATCCGTTCGGGTTGAACGGGTACCGCTCGGTCGCCTGACCGCGATTGTCAACGTAACGCAGCGCCACCAGTTCCTGCTCGGAGAGCGAAGCCGCGCTGTTTGCGCCCGCGAACTCCACCCGGCCCTCACCGTGTGCCACCGCGATGGGCATACGCGAACCGGCCATGCCCTCGAAGAAGGCAGACGGGGACGGCATGACTTCTGCCATCACCAGGCGCGCCTCGAACTGCTCGGACTGGTTGCGGACAAATCGGGGCCAACCTTCGCTGCCCGGAATCAGCTCATGCAGATTCGACAGCATCTGGCAGCCATTACACACCCCGAGCGCCAGAGTGTCCGGGCGATTAAAGAAGCCGGCAAACTGGTCACGGACCCGATCACTGAACAGGATCGACTTGGCCCAGCCCTCACCGGCGCCCAGTACGTCGCCGAAGGAGAACCCACCACAGGCCACCAGGCTGTTGAAACCGTCCAGGGTGATGCGACCGGACAGCAGATCGCTCATGTGCACATCGACGGACTCGAAGCCGGCACGGTCGAAGGCCGCCGCCATCTCGACCTGACCATTGACGCCCTGCTCGCGCAGAACCGCCACCTTCGGCCGGGCGCCGGTGCCGATGTAAGGCGCGGCAATGTCCTCGTTGAGATCGTAGGACAGCTCGGCGCTCAGACCCGGGTCGTCGGCGTCCAGCAGGTTATCGAATTCTTCCTGGGCGCAATCGGCGTTGTCGCGCAGGGACTGGATGCGGTAACTGGTTTCCGACCACAGGCGCTGGAGCGATACCCGGCTTTCCTCGACCACGGTGTTGCCATCGAAAGTCAGGCGAACCTGGTCGTCGTCGTTCAGGGTGCCGATGACGCTGGTGTGGTCGCCAAGCCCGGCGGCCGAGAACTGCTGCAGGACAAAATCGGTGTCGTCGCGACGAACCTGGATCACCGCACCCAGCTCTTCATTGAACAGTTCACGGGCAAACTGGGAAGCGTCTTCCGCCAGCCCATCCAGCTTGATGTCGACGCCGCTGCGGCCGGCAAAGCTCATCTCGGCCAGGGTCACGAACAGACCGCCGTCGGAGCGGTCATGGTACGCCAGCAGTTTGCCGTCGGCGTTCAGGCCCTGGATCACCGCGAAGAACGCCTTGATGTCCTCGGGATCGTCCAGATCCGGCGCCACCGCGCCGACATGGCGGTATACCTGCGCCAGGGCCGAACCACCCAACC encodes the following:
- the purT gene encoding formate-dependent phosphoribosylglycinamide formyltransferase, whose protein sequence is MAEGSNSVRIGTPLKAGAFKVLFCGSGELGKEVVIELQRFGVEVIAVDRYANAPAMQVAHRSHVIDMLDAGQLRQVIEQERPDLIVPEIEAIATPELVALEGEGYRVIPTARAVNLTMNREGIRRLAAEELGLPTSPYRFAGSRDEYLTAIEEVGLPLVVKPVMSSSGKGQSTVRSKADVEAAWDYAQSGGRAGKGRVIVEGFVDFDYEITLLTVKHRDGVSFCDPIGHRQEDGDYRESWQPQPMSDLSLERSMVIARSVVENLGGFGLYGVELFVKGDEVWFSEVSPRPHDTGLVTLVSQELSEFALHARAILGLPIPLIRQNGPSASAVILPEGDSDDVQFADVEQALLEPDTQLRLFGKPELTGRRRMGVALARGESIEEARAKARSAASAVKVEL
- a CDS encoding DUF1289 domain-containing protein produces the protein MDEQDVCIGCQRTSDEILRWTRMTNEERREVLRNVAIREQKVAL
- a CDS encoding gamma carbonic anhydrase family protein; translated protein: MFYALEDRTPELVGDGQFVAENATVIGSVRLMEQSSVWFNVVIRGDNDLITIGPETNVQDGSVLHTDPGIPLTLGRGVTVGHKVMLHGCEVGDYSLIGINAVVLNGAKIGKHCLIGANTLIPEGMEVPDGSMVVGSPGKIKRELNENQKKMLEMSAQHYVQNGARYLSKLKPSEPSK
- a CDS encoding NUDIX hydrolase, which translates into the protein MRDLLAERLAGYAPKQLALDYPEAGILVPITDDHSNPEMVFTLRSSNLNTHRGQVAYPGGKRDPGDPSLAATALRETHEEIGLPPDQVEVIAPLSQVMSRYGILVTPFVGVIPVDHPLEPNPHEIESVFRVPLSFLLEDRRERTDALNFLNHTFYVPCYRWERYQIWGLSAVVLVDFMNAVYDAGIDLLEPPQGG
- a CDS encoding NUDIX hydrolase; translation: MKYCSTCGHPVEQRIPEGDNRHRYVCVSCETIHYQNPRIVAGTVPIWEGKVLLCRRAIEPRYGFWTLPAGFMENAETTIEAAARETREEALAEVHIDGLYSIIDVPHINQVHMFYRATLKDGRFGAGEESLESQLFELSDIPWDELSFPTVRKTLELFLEDYRRETFGVHVQDIRRPMSATSR
- a CDS encoding YqfO family protein; protein product: MYKLCYFVPESHLEQTKSALFAAGAGRIGDYDSCAWQCLGQGQFRPLEGSDPFLGQTGALETVDEYKVELVCADELIHDALKALKQAHPYEEPAYEVMRIEAL